The Morganella morganii sequence CCTGCGCCGCAAACCCGGCCATATCACCAGCGAGCAATACTGGTGATACCCTGACCGCGGGTTCGCCCGCTGTCTCTGCCTCAGTGGCTGTCGATTTTATCCACCGGCTGTGTGCTCTCCCCGAAGCGGTTGCCCTCATCAAGACTTTTAAACACACCGCAGTCGAGCACCATTATCATCACGATAAAAATCGGCAGAAAACGCCCCAGCCCCCACTGCCAGAAATCACCGGCGAGGCTCCAGTCCGGCGTGGTCAGTGCCCACGCCATCACCAGCATTAACGCCCAGCCGCCGCGCTTGTTGCGGTCATGCAGGCGTTTGGTAAAAATCGCGGCGGCGGGATACATCACCATCAGCACCGGCACCATAATCACTTCAACAGGCAGCTTAAACAGCCCCTGTAATGACATCAGGAGAAACAGCACTGCGCCGCACACGCCGATCCCCGCCCAGAATGCTTTGCGGCCGATCCGCCCGTGAAACGAAAACGCCCATTGTTGTAGTGTCATTTCTCTTTCCTAATCGTGTACACTGGTTATATTGCAGACGGACCACAGGGAGTCGCTATGAACGCAGTCAAAAAAACCGCACTGGCCGCCCTGACAGCGGGATGCACGCTGCTGCCCGTCACACCGGCTGCGGCCGGTGACGCGGTACTGATCCCCATCCCCTGCCCGCCGGAAACACTCTGGCTTCAGGCGGATGCCCCTGCTTTCGGCATCACCATCCCCGTTATGCGCGAACAGTTTAACCGCAACAACCCGTCGCTGCCATTACGGGAATACAAAGTCGTGGCCTCAAACGACATTACCGCCAGCTATCTGCGGGCGGCAACCCGCATCAGCCCTTATATTTACTCTTCCGCCATCCTTGAGCGCGACAGTGAAAAAATCAAAAGTCTCCAGCTGACACTGCTGCCCGGTGCAGACAGTGCAGCGGAAAAAACCAACCGAGCCCTGATGCTGGCCTATATTAAGGCACTGATTATTCAGTTCGAACCGACGCTCAATAAAAACAATATTGATGCCGCCCTGAGCCGGGCACTGGCGACGGATTTCAAAACCGGCACTTACGCCTCTCAATTCGGTGCATTACGCTATCTTCTGGTAGTTGATGACAAAAATGGGGTAACTTTCGCTATTGAACCGATTAAGCTTTCGCTATCTAATAGTGATACGGCACAGTAAACAGTGGCCGAAAAGCAAAGCTATTTCGCGCCGCTTTCACTATACTGTCTCTCTGTTTGCCTGTTCGCCGCTCTGCGCGGACAATGGTAATAAAGCTTAAGTCATTTAACTCATTCCGGCAGGAGGAAATACAATGCGACATCCCTTAGTCATGGGTAACTGGAAGCTGAACGGCAGCAGTAAAATGGTTTATGAGCTGATCACCGCTCTGCGTCATGAAATCGGCAATGTCACCGGATGTGATGTTGCGATCGCACCACCGGCAATTTATCTCTCTCAGGCCAAACAGGTTCTGGCGGGCTCCTCCATTGTACTGGGTGCCCAGGATACCGGTCTGAATCTCTCCGGTGCGTTCACCGGTGAAACCTCCCCTGAAATGCTGAAAGACATCGGCGCACAATACATCATTATCGGCCACTCCGAGCGCCGCACTTACCACGGTGAGAGTGATGAATTAGTGGCAGAGAAATTCGCGATCCTGAAAAAACTGGGTCTGACCCCGGTACTGTGCATCGGTGAATCCGAAGCAGAAAATGAAGCGGGTAAAACCGAAGAAGTCTGCTCACGTCAGATTGATGCCGTTCTGAACACTCAGGGTGCGGATGCATTCCTCGGCGCCGTCATCGCGTATGAGCCAATCTGGGCTATCGGTACCGGCAAGTCCGCTACTCCTGCGCAGGCACAGGCAGTACACAAATTTATCCGCAGCCATATCGCGAAGAAAGATGCGAAAGTGGCAGAGCAGGTTATTATCCAGTACGGCGGTTCTGTAAATGATAAAAACGCCGCAGAGCTGTTTACCCAGCCGGATATCGACGGTGCATTAGTCGGCGGCGCATCACTGAAAGCAGATGCTTTCGCCGTGATCGTCAAAGCCGCAGCGGCAGCAAAAGCCGCAAAATAATCTCCGGACTCCGGACAGCAAAAAGCGGCGAAATCGCCGCTTTTTTTGTGCCTGTTACTGTGCAAACCGCTTCTTTTTATTCTGATCAATCCCAAATTGAGTCATCAGGTATTATCTTTAAAAAATTCACGCAATCCTCTGAATCATTCAGTCTGTGGCAAGGCGGCAAAATGAAGAGTCCGGGGAGCATACATCAGTATGTGACCCGGGCGATGAATGAAGCCAACACCGCCACAGGCTGAAGGACAATTCGCACAATCCTCTAAATCATTCAGTCTGTGGCAAGGCGGCAAAATAAAGAGTCCGGGGAGCATACATCAGTATGTGACCCGGGCGATGAATGAAGCCAACGCGGCCACAGGCTGAAGGATGACGAGGATTTTTAGTAGAGTTTCTTCGCGGTCTCATACCAGTCTTTCTTAAACACCCGCTTCATATTCATTACCGCATCAATAATATCGTGATGAACCAGTTTTTCATTCTGGATCCCGACACAGCGGCCGCCGTAACCTTCCAGCAGTAACTGAATAGAATAAGCACCCATGCGGGATGCCAGGATGCGGTCATACGCCACCGGCGAGCCGCCGCGCTGGATATGCCCCAGTACCGTTGCACGGGTTTCGTGATGTGTTGTCGCCTCTATCTGCCGCGCCAGCTCATACACGTCGGTGACATGTTCGGTGATCGCCACAATCGCATGGCGTTTGCCTTTATCAATCCCGGCTTTGATTTCTGCAATCAGTTCATCACTGCTGTATTCCACTTCATTCGGCGGCAGAACGATAAATTCACAGCCCCCGGCAATGGCAGCGGACAGTGTCAGGTCACCGCAATAGCGGCCCATCACTTCTACAATAGAGATACGTTTGTGGGAAGTGGAGGTATCACGCAGACGGTCGATAGCTTCAACCACGGTTTCCAGTGCGGTAAAATAGCCGATGGTGTAGTCGGTTCCCGCCACGTCATTATCGATAGTACCCGGCAGGCCGATACACGGGAAACCCGCTTCGGTCAGTTTTTTGGCACCGAGATAAGAACCGTCCCCGCCGATAACCACCAGCGCGTCGATGCCATTTTTGCGCAAATTTTCAATCGCGGTTTCCCGCACTTTGTCATCACGGAATTCCGGGAAACGCGCCGACCCGAGGAAGGTACCGCCACGGTTGATCACATCAGAGACACTGAAGCGGTCGAGCTGTTTCATCCGGTTTTCATACAGGCCGAGATAGCCGTCATAAATCCCGATAACTTCCAGCCCTTCTGACAGCGCAGCGCGGACAACGCCACGGATTGCAGCATTCATGCCCGGCGCATCACCGCCGCTTGTCAACACACCGATTCGTTTGATCTTCTTGCTCATGATGACCTCTGATTTGCAGATGTAATATGTGTAAATCTGAAAAACCTGAGCGGCATGTTATCACGCTTCCCCGGTCAGGCTTCGGGAATTCACTGCTGTAACGCATTGCTGAATTGATTCACCTAATCCTATAGTAAGATAAGGTTTAGCCGGATGCACCTATCTTTGCGGATTTTTTTGTCATTTTGAGACACCGGAAACACAGGCCTGTCATAACCGCAGGATTACTCAGCATACCCGTTAAGGATACCCGAAAAACAAAAAATAATTAGCGGATATGAAACATTTTTTTCACAAATAATGCGTTACCGGAAAAGCAGGGGTCAAAAGCAGGATCTGAAATAAAAGGCATATCCGGGAAAGAATATATATCCGGATTTACCGCACATTATGTAATTAACAAAAACAAACCGTAAGAAATTATTTCATTACTCACATCGTGACATAAATAATGCAATAGAAATTTATATAATATTTTTTTGCAATTATTGAATATAATTTATGGCCGGATTTGAAAAACAGATATCAGTAATATTTTGTCATACTAAATTAATATTTATTACACCGCCGCTATTACGCATGTCGCGGGTATATCCATTACCCCTGATAAATCAAATATGGAATTTAAATAACAAAAATAACCCAAAAACAGACATAACCAGAGCTTTATTCTGACCAAAGAAATAAAAAAACCATCAGATTAGCTTCATTCATAATGTGTATTAAGATTCATTACCGTCAATGAATCTTAAAAAAATCACTTAAATATGCATTTTCGCTCCCATTGATTAAACAAACCTTAAATAAGATACTCATCTCATAAATAAAATTTACACCTTTTAAATTTACCATTTCCGTCTGACGAAATGGCTTTCGTTATATATACCGACACCAGGGAATAACTAATGAAAACAAAAAAGAAACTTTTACACCTTTCCATTATTGCCGTCTTATGTTCAACCGTACCATCATTAGTTATGGCAGAAACATTTTGCGGCAGCCGTAAAAATGTGGGCCTGACAGGAAGCGCACCTTTCACCGGTGAAATGACCGCTGATGATTGCTATGAAATTGGTGCCTGGGTAGAAGGTAAGCCAACAGATTATGTCGGCATTGCTCAGAATCTGACCATGCTGAGCGGCAGTAAACTCAGCGTACTCGGCCTGTTTGAGGATTCTCAGGTTCAGGGCGGCGCTGAAGTCTGGATTGATAAAACAACCCATATTGCCTGGGACGGCTATCACACCGGTTTCCCGGCCACCGGCAGCCGTATTGATATTCAGAGCGGCGGATTAATCCGTGTTCTGGACGGCGGAACATTAAAAGATTCCGTACTCAACGGCGGAACCGTTTATGTCAGTAATACCGGTAAAGCCGATGATCCGGGCAAGTCTGAAAATAATATCGTCAACAGCGGCGGGAAATTATTTATTTACCTGGGCGGGGAGTCAACCGGTACACAGGTCAATGACGGCGGTTATGAATATGTCCAGCAGGATGGTAAATCCCTGAATACGGTCGTGAATAACGGCGGTGCTCAGATGCTGAAATCCGGCGGGTTTGCGGACAGCACCATTATTAATGATGGCGGATTACAGCAACTGCACGGTAAAGGTTTTGCCGATAATACCCTCGTAAACGCCGGAGCACGGCAATATGTTGTCGATGATTCCAAAGCAACCAATACAACCGTTGACGGCGGCCAGCAATATATTTTCAATCAGAATGCATCTGCATCTGCCGGTATTGCAGAATTTAACCGGATAAAAAACGGCGGCGCCCAGATTATTAAAGGTGGCGGACAAGCCATTAATAACGAATTATATGACACCGCCGTACAAAGTATTTACAGCGGCTCCTCTGCGACAGATACCACGCTGAATGATCGCGCCAAAAGCTGGCTGGCGGCAGGGGCACAGCTCCTCGGCGTCACGACTGTTAATCAGCAGTCGCAGGTACAGCTGACTGCCGGTTCAGAAGACAAACTGGCAGCGGATGCCGGAGCTTATGCGGAAAATGTTATCTTATCCGGCCCGGACAGCACCCTGATGGTGATCACCGGTGATACCGGGAATGCCGCTTTTGCCGGTTCGCTCAGCGGACAGGGTCAGGTCCGGTTTGTTGCACCGGTCAACGCCGGGTACAGCCATCTGATCATTGAAAATCTCTCCGGCAGCCAGACATTCTATATGAACACGGCCATTGCCGAGCAACAGGGTGATTACCTCACTATCCGTAACAGCAGTGGTGATCATGCTCTGAATATACAGGATTCCGGGGCTGAAATTACCCGTCCGGATGAATCACGTCTTGATTTAATCACGGACGAAAGCAGCAATGCACAATTCCGCCTGAGCGCCCTCGACGGCACTAATATTGATGCGGTGGACGGCGGGACCTATATGTACTCGCTCTATCAGCGTGATGAGCAGGACGGCAAAATCTGGTATCTGGCCGCTCAGAAAGATGAGCCGGGCGAGCCTGAAAAACCGGTTCCGCCGGTCGTACCTGAGGATAAAACCACACCATCCACCGATGCGGTGTTATCCATGGCTGCCGCGCCGCAGCTGATTTTTAATCACGAACTCGACAATCTGCGGTTCCGCCGCGGCGAATTACGGGATAATCAGGGTGATGCGGGTGTCTGGGTGCGTCTGACCGGCGACAGAACCCGTGCAGGCACCGGACACACACACTTTAAACTGAATCAGGCCGGTTTTGAGCTGGGTGCGGATAAATCTGTCCCGCTGGAAAACGGCAAATTGTTGCTCGGCGTCTTTACCGGCTATAACGATGTCAAACTGAAGCATCAGCGCGGCGGCGAAAGCAGCATCGACAGTATTACTGCCGGTGGTTATGCCACCTGGTTCTCAGATAACGGCTGGTACCTCGATGGTGTGCTGAAATATAACCATTTCAATAATGAGTTACGTGCGGTTTCCACCAACCGCAGCAGCATCCGCGGAGATTATTCACAGAATGCTTACGGTGCATCCGCAGAGGCCGGTTACACCTTTGATCTGCCGGAAGCCTTCTGGGCCGAACCGTATGCCCGCCTGAGCTATATGCGTGCGGACAGCAAATCAGTTCATCTGAACAATAATATGCAGGCAAAACTGGATGCACAGCAGTCCCTGCAATCCGAACTCGGCCTGCACGCGGGTAAAGATTTCACCCTGAACAATCAGGTGATCATCACCCCTTACGCCACACTGGCCTGGCAACATGAGTTTATCAGTAATAATGATGTGACCATTAACCAGCGCAATACGTTCGACACCGATTTCTCCGGTGACAGCCTGAAAGCCGGCGGCGGGTTGACTGTCCGTTTCACACCGCAGATTCAGGCGTATGCGGAAATCGATTACCGCAAAGGCGACAAAACAGAATCGCCGCTGCACGGCAATATCGGCGTGCGCTACAACTTTTAATTTCCCGTTGTGATTCAGTTACGGCGGCCGCAAGGCCGCTTTTTTTTATCTACGGCATCTCCGGCGCCAAAAAACAGGCAAAAAAAAGCCCTCAAGAGGGGCTGTAAAAGACAGGGATGGTGTCTATGGCAAGGAAAAACTTCTTGGGTGCTACTTAACGACTCTACTGACTTCACTACTCTGACAAATTCATTCCGGCATATTCTGCGCGGAGGAGGCGGATGAGGTATGAATACTCTCCGGCTCAAAATTAGCATCCAGCTGCATTTTCTGCTCCGGGTTGAGTAACTGATACATCTGATGGTGAACCCGTATCATCTCAACCTGATAATCCAGCCGCTTGCGCATCTCCTTTTCAAGCTGATTACGCACGGCCGTTTCATCAAACTTTTCGGCCTTAACCAGCTCGTACAGCGCAATATCATCTTCTGCAAGGTTACGGACATTCCGTAACTGGTCGCGGTAATTGTGCATCAGATCCCGCAACTGCATCCGCTGTTCTTCCGTTAACCGGATGCCGGTCAACATAGAGGTATAACCATCTCCCCCTGATGTCGTTATACCTTTATACTGACTGTGACTCTGCACCGGGGTAACGCAGCCATCACTTTCTGAATCCTGCGCCAGTCCCGGCGCACTTTGCATCACAAACATTGACGCTAAAGTGATTGTTGCTATCTTACCCATAGTAACTCCTTAAACTTCTGAGTCTGTGTCACCTGACCCATTGGAATTAACTATACGCACCCGGCTGCAAACATGCGTCAGAGCATGTAAAAGAACGTAAAGTCATGGAATAGAAACGTTTGTTGTCGTATTTTGCACGTGGAGGACGTGAATAATGAATAAAATACTGCTTGTTGATGATGACCGCGAATTAACCTCGCTGTTAAAAGAATTACTCGATATGGAAGGGTTCAACGTTGTCATTGCACATGACGGCGAGCAGGCACTGACCCTCCTTGACGATTCCATAGACTTGTTATTGCTCGACATCATGATGCCGCGCAAAAACGGGATTGAAACCCTGAAAGAACTGCGCCAGAACTACCAGACTCCGGTGATTATGCTGACCGCACGCGGCAGTGACCTTGACCGTGTTCTGGGGCTCGAACTGGGTGCGGATGACTATCTGCCGAAGCCGTTTAACGATCGCGAGCTGGTGGCACGTATACGCGCGATTCTGCGCCGCTCCAACTGGAGTGAGCAACAGCAGCAGAGCGACAGCAGCAGTAACTCTTCCGTGGTGATGGTGGATAAACTCCAGCTCAACCCGGGCCGCCAGGAAGCCAGCTTCGGTGACGAAGTACTGGATCTGACCGGAACCGAGTTCACGCTGCTTTACCTGCTGGCACAGCACCTCGGCCAGGTGGTCAGCCGTGAACACTTAAGCCAGGAAGTGCTGGGCAAACGCCTGACGCCGTTTGACCGCGCCATTGATATGCATATTTCCAACCTGCGCCGCAAATTACCGGAGCGCACAGACGGCCTGCCGTGGTTTAAAACGTTACGCGGCCGTGGTTACTTAATGGTATCTGCAACATGATAAGCAGCCTGACGGCGCGGATTTTCGCCATCTTCTGGTTTACCCTGGCACTGGTGCTGTTACTGGTGCTGATGGTGCCGAAGCTCGACTCCCGGCAGCTGATGCCGCTCCAGGAGGCCGAGTACCGACAGGGGATGATGCTGCAGCAACATATTGAATCTGATCTCGCACAGGATCCGGCGAATGACCTGCTCTGGTGGCGGCGGCTGACCCGCGCCCTGGTAAAATGGACGCCGCCGGACAAGCGCCTGATTATTGTCACCACTGAAGGCCGGATCATCGGGCCTATCCGCAATGATTCCCAGGTCATCCGTAACTTTATGGGTCAGTCAGATAACACTGACAACCCGAAAAAGAAACGTTACGGCCGCATTGAGCTGCTCGGGCCGTTTGAAGTCAGGGACGGCGAAGACCGCTATCAGCTTTATCTTATCCGCCCGGCGAACACCGCACAGTCTGATTTTATCAACTTCCTGATTGACCGCCCGTTCCTGTTACTGGCCGCCACCATGCTGATCAGCACCCCGCTGCTGCTCTGGCTGGCGTGGAGCCTGGCAAAACCGGCACGAAAACTGAAAAACGCGGCGGATGATGTTGCCAAGGGTAACTTGCGCCAGCATCCGGAACTGGAAGCCGGCCCCCAGGAGTTCCTTGCGGCGGGTAACAGTTTTAACCAGATGATCAGCGCCCTTGAACGCATGGTGAACGCACAGCAGAGGCTGATATCCGATATCTCCCACGAACTGCGCACCCCGCTCACCCGGCTTCAGCTGGCTACAGCACTATTGCGCCGCCGCCACGGTGAAAGTAAAGAGCTGGAACGCATCGAGACAGAGACCCACCGCCTCGACGGCATGATCAATGACCTGCTTGTTCTCTCCCGCAGTCAGCACAAAAATGAGCTGCTGCGCCAGAACATCAAGGCCAATGAGCTGTGGGATGACATTCTCGACAACGCGAAGTTTGAGGCAGAACAGCGCCATAAAACGCTGGAAATCACCTCACCGCCGGGCCCGTGGACAATTTACTGCAACCCGTCCGCACTTGGCAGCGCATTTGAGAATATTGTCCGTAACGCCCTGCGTTACTCAAACCAGCATATTCAGGTCGCATTCAGTGCCGACACCAAAGGTATCAGCATTGTGGTCGATGATGACGGCCCGGGTGTCAGCCCGGAAGATCGCGAACATATCTTCCGGCCGT is a genomic window containing:
- a CDS encoding DUF805 domain-containing protein — its product is MTLQQWAFSFHGRIGRKAFWAGIGVCGAVLFLLMSLQGLFKLPVEVIMVPVLMVMYPAAAIFTKRLHDRNKRGGWALMLVMAWALTTPDWSLAGDFWQWGLGRFLPIFIVMIMVLDCGVFKSLDEGNRFGESTQPVDKIDSH
- a CDS encoding DUF1454 family protein; its protein translation is MNAVKKTALAALTAGCTLLPVTPAAAGDAVLIPIPCPPETLWLQADAPAFGITIPVMREQFNRNNPSLPLREYKVVASNDITASYLRAATRISPYIYSSAILERDSEKIKSLQLTLLPGADSAAEKTNRALMLAYIKALIIQFEPTLNKNNIDAALSRALATDFKTGTYASQFGALRYLLVVDDKNGVTFAIEPIKLSLSNSDTAQ
- the tpiA gene encoding triose-phosphate isomerase — its product is MRHPLVMGNWKLNGSSKMVYELITALRHEIGNVTGCDVAIAPPAIYLSQAKQVLAGSSIVLGAQDTGLNLSGAFTGETSPEMLKDIGAQYIIIGHSERRTYHGESDELVAEKFAILKKLGLTPVLCIGESEAENEAGKTEEVCSRQIDAVLNTQGADAFLGAVIAYEPIWAIGTGKSATPAQAQAVHKFIRSHIAKKDAKVAEQVIIQYGGSVNDKNAAELFTQPDIDGALVGGASLKADAFAVIVKAAAAAKAAK
- the pfkA gene encoding 6-phosphofructokinase; protein product: MSKKIKRIGVLTSGGDAPGMNAAIRGVVRAALSEGLEVIGIYDGYLGLYENRMKQLDRFSVSDVINRGGTFLGSARFPEFRDDKVRETAIENLRKNGIDALVVIGGDGSYLGAKKLTEAGFPCIGLPGTIDNDVAGTDYTIGYFTALETVVEAIDRLRDTSTSHKRISIVEVMGRYCGDLTLSAAIAGGCEFIVLPPNEVEYSSDELIAEIKAGIDKGKRHAIVAITEHVTDVYELARQIEATTHHETRATVLGHIQRGGSPVAYDRILASRMGAYSIQLLLEGYGGRCVGIQNEKLVHHDIIDAVMNMKRVFKKDWYETAKKLY
- a CDS encoding autotransporter outer membrane beta-barrel domain-containing protein, with product MAETFCGSRKNVGLTGSAPFTGEMTADDCYEIGAWVEGKPTDYVGIAQNLTMLSGSKLSVLGLFEDSQVQGGAEVWIDKTTHIAWDGYHTGFPATGSRIDIQSGGLIRVLDGGTLKDSVLNGGTVYVSNTGKADDPGKSENNIVNSGGKLFIYLGGESTGTQVNDGGYEYVQQDGKSLNTVVNNGGAQMLKSGGFADSTIINDGGLQQLHGKGFADNTLVNAGARQYVVDDSKATNTTVDGGQQYIFNQNASASAGIAEFNRIKNGGAQIIKGGGQAINNELYDTAVQSIYSGSSATDTTLNDRAKSWLAAGAQLLGVTTVNQQSQVQLTAGSEDKLAADAGAYAENVILSGPDSTLMVITGDTGNAAFAGSLSGQGQVRFVAPVNAGYSHLIIENLSGSQTFYMNTAIAEQQGDYLTIRNSSGDHALNIQDSGAEITRPDESRLDLITDESSNAQFRLSALDGTNIDAVDGGTYMYSLYQRDEQDGKIWYLAAQKDEPGEPEKPVPPVVPEDKTTPSTDAVLSMAAAPQLIFNHELDNLRFRRGELRDNQGDAGVWVRLTGDRTRAGTGHTHFKLNQAGFELGADKSVPLENGKLLLGVFTGYNDVKLKHQRGGESSIDSITAGGYATWFSDNGWYLDGVLKYNHFNNELRAVSTNRSSIRGDYSQNAYGASAEAGYTFDLPEAFWAEPYARLSYMRADSKSVHLNNNMQAKLDAQQSLQSELGLHAGKDFTLNNQVIITPYATLAWQHEFISNNDVTINQRNTFDTDFSGDSLKAGGGLTVRFTPQIQAYAEIDYRKGDKTESPLHGNIGVRYNF
- a CDS encoding Spy/CpxP family protein refolding chaperone, whose amino-acid sequence is MGKIATITLASMFVMQSAPGLAQDSESDGCVTPVQSHSQYKGITTSGGDGYTSMLTGIRLTEEQRMQLRDLMHNYRDQLRNVRNLAEDDIALYELVKAEKFDETAVRNQLEKEMRKRLDYQVEMIRVHHQMYQLLNPEQKMQLDANFEPESIHTSSASSAQNMPE
- the cpxR gene encoding envelope stress response regulator transcription factor CpxR, whose product is MNKILLVDDDRELTSLLKELLDMEGFNVVIAHDGEQALTLLDDSIDLLLLDIMMPRKNGIETLKELRQNYQTPVIMLTARGSDLDRVLGLELGADDYLPKPFNDRELVARIRAILRRSNWSEQQQQSDSSSNSSVVMVDKLQLNPGRQEASFGDEVLDLTGTEFTLLYLLAQHLGQVVSREHLSQEVLGKRLTPFDRAIDMHISNLRRKLPERTDGLPWFKTLRGRGYLMVSAT
- the cpxA gene encoding envelope stress sensor histidine kinase CpxA, with product MISSLTARIFAIFWFTLALVLLLVLMVPKLDSRQLMPLQEAEYRQGMMLQQHIESDLAQDPANDLLWWRRLTRALVKWTPPDKRLIIVTTEGRIIGPIRNDSQVIRNFMGQSDNTDNPKKKRYGRIELLGPFEVRDGEDRYQLYLIRPANTAQSDFINFLIDRPFLLLAATMLISTPLLLWLAWSLAKPARKLKNAADDVAKGNLRQHPELEAGPQEFLAAGNSFNQMISALERMVNAQQRLISDISHELRTPLTRLQLATALLRRRHGESKELERIETETHRLDGMINDLLVLSRSQHKNELLRQNIKANELWDDILDNAKFEAEQRHKTLEITSPPGPWTIYCNPSALGSAFENIVRNALRYSNQHIQVAFSADTKGISIVVDDDGPGVSPEDREHIFRPFYRTDEARDRESGGTGLGLAIVSTAISQHNGKVTANDSPLGGLRLEIWLPLHPR